The following coding sequences lie in one Spinacia oleracea cultivar Varoflay chromosome 1, BTI_SOV_V1, whole genome shotgun sequence genomic window:
- the LOC110789519 gene encoding CLAVATA3/ESR (CLE)-related protein 26, with translation MSSRKFNKSMNGLLRVITLVSFLWLSLFGVLASRGTTTTTMTTTTTTTKSQDKHNVKHEVTTVGRGKLSARSKVDINYMSKRKVPNGPDPIHNRRAGNSRRPPGQA, from the exons ATGAGTAGTAGGAAGTTTAATAAGTCTATGAATGGATTATTAAGAGTAATTACGTTAGTAAGCTTTTTGTGGCTTTCTTTGTTTGGAGTTTTAGCAAGTAGAGGAACAACGACGACGACgatgacaacaacaacaacaacaacaaaatctcAGGACAAGCATAATGTGAAACATGAAGTAACCACGGTTGGAAGAGGGAAGTTATCGGCGCGTTCGAAGGTGGATATTAACTACATGAGCAAAAGAAAAGTACCTAATGGTCCTGATCCTATACATAACAG GAGAGCTGGGAATTCAAGACGACCACCTGGACAAGCTTAG
- the LOC110789517 gene encoding 5-formyltetrahydrofolate cyclo-ligase, mitochondrial-like isoform X2 — protein MSVAVSKLPPFPMPMLLHQLRTLSSSSSSRCFSSSLSMRRSTSSSPSLSCFPRSFTTTVKNDGGHENDLHIEEIFAKKRSLRTQIRKQLKNMSPDQRTEEDNTIQHAVLEAHWFQSANGLCAYVNCDALREVDTSKFLSKILCNEAKGMEVLNAFSSEDKCSKNRKKLFLPRIEDRNSNMKMLRVSSYDDLIPNSMNILEPTLQDHDGNEREDLMQASEPVDLFILPGLAFDKSGRRLGRSGGYYDVYLKKYFEIAEKRKWKPPLIVALSYSMQIVEDGSIGVTSDDIPVDALVCPAGVIYTNEVERIDNFGLISLGINVLTCRNVYILAEYSGIWGISL, from the exons ATGAGTGTAGCGGTGAGCAAGCTGCCACCATTTCCAATGCCGATGCTGCTGCACCAACTGCGCACATTatcatcttcttcatcatctcGATGCTTCTCCTCCTCCTTGTCAATGAGAAgatcaacatcatcatcaccttCATTGAGCTGTTTTCCGCGATCATTTACCACGACAGTAAAAAACGACGGCGGCCACGAAAACGATCTTCATATTGAAGAAATCTTCGCGAAGAAGCGCTCACTTCGTACTCAGATACGTAAACAGCTCAAGAACATGAGCCCAGATCAGAGAACTGAAGAAG ATAATACAATTCAGCATGCTGTATTGGAAGCTCATTGGTTTCAATCTGCCAATGGTTTATGTGCTTATGTAAATTGTGATGCCTTACGAGAAGTTGATACATCAAAATTTTTGTCAAAGATATTATGCAATGAAGCTAAAG GCATGGAGGTCCTTAATGCATTCTCATCTGAAGATAAATGTTCCAAGAACAGGAAAAAGCTGTTTCTACCACGGATTGAAGACAGGAATAGCAACATGAAAATGCTCCGGGTTTCAAGTTATGACGATCTTATCCCTAACTCTATGAACATCTTGGAGCCGACCCTGCAGGATCATGATGGAAATGAGCGAGAAGATC TTATGCAGGCAAGTGAACCTGTAGACTTGTTTATTCTACCAG GTCTTGCATTTGACAAATCTGGAAGACGGTTAGGGCGAAGTGGAGG TTACTATGATGTGTACCTGAAGAAGTACTTTGAGATAGCCGAAAAAAGGAAATGGAAACCGCCTCTCATAG TTGCTCTTTCATATTCAATGCAAATTGTGGAGGATGGATCTATTGGTGTTACTTCTGATGATATACCAGTCGATGCTCTCGTGTGCCCGGCTGGTGTTATCTACACAAATGAG GTCGAAAGAATTGACAACTTTGGACTGATTTCTTTGGGAATTAACGTGTTGACGTGTCGTAATGTTTACATTTTAGCGGAATATTCGGGCATTTGGGGTATTTCGTTGTAA
- the LOC110789520 gene encoding mediator-associated protein 2 has product MVKFFFLKKSVIEQFFFSPCLNPSSVLPLKTLEEKQQLGVVVVSLSSRRRLCQSSPRAAAIFGKNMEKAGKTKKGYFPGPDYQEDNKESLIDIEMDDDTELWLIQLPDDQFPDLDGQKVSLDLDADGLLGSVEGKSGKVYNFVNYPSEVEDVTVFLSSPSGPKVAGKISRHVSLVNFPDPEELIALENDTKNQGPMSSMTNSSRNFSTPSRSQKTPHSQSRSRSSLTTSKRSSRSEVTDVSKQSKRTNGESSRYTNQSTQDSGRGRSDVSHVTYSGSSELSQRKKSKRKTDSQV; this is encoded by the exons atgGTCAAA tttttttttttaaaaaaaagtgtaaTTGAGCAATTTTTCTTCTCTCCTTGCTTAAACCCTTCTTCAGTTCTTCCTCTCAAAACCCTCGAAGAAAAACAGCAGCTTGGAGTTGTAGTCGTATCTCTCTCTAGTCGGAGGCGCCTGTGCCAATCATCTCCCCGTGCTGCTGCTATTTTCG gaaaaaatatgGAAAAGGCTGGAAAAACTAAGAAGGGTTATTTTCCGGGGCCTGATTACCAGGAAGATAACAAGGAATCTCTTATTGATATTGAAATGGATGATGATACTGAACTTTGGCTCATTCAGTTGCCTGATGATCAA TTTCCTGATTTAGATGGGCAAAAAGTGTCACTAGATCTTGATGCAGATGGACTCTTGGGCAGTGTTGAGGGAAAATCTG GTAAAGTTTATAATTTTGTCAATTATCCATCCGAGGTGGAAGATGTTACAGTCTTTCTATCCTCTCCATCTGGTCCGAAAGTTG CTGGGAAGATTTCACGGCATGTTTCGCTGGTTAATTTTCCAGATCCAGAAGAACTAATAGCCCTTGAAAATGATACAAAAAACCAAGGGCCAATGAGTTCTATGACAAATTCTTCACGTAATTTTTCAACTCCTTCAAGGAGTCAGAAAACTCCACATTCACAAAGTAGGAGCCGGTCTTCTCTTACTACCAGCAAAAGAAGCTCTCGATCAGAGGTAACTGATGTATCAAAACAGTCAAAAAGAACCAATGGTGAGTCATCCAGGTACACCAATCAATCTACTCAAGACTCGGGGCGGGGCCGAAGTGATGTTAGTCATGTGACCTATTCAGGCTCATCAGAGCTTTCGCAACGAAAGAAATCAAAGAGGAAGACAGATAGTCAAGTTTGA
- the LOC110789516 gene encoding disease resistance protein RPV1, with amino-acid sequence MEGGSVSIDSSSYMIPDIETPPYLPPSMLKKRVNWDVFLSFRGEDTRYNFTMPLRDALVAKGLRPFMDDKGMERGDTIQPTLEEAIVDSALAVAIISPKYADSRWCLHELSRIFECRKRVIPVFYDVDPSDIRRQRGEFGSGFQKLLNDDFKKFSEDEVARWRIALKSAGNTSGYPAKSSDEPEELIRHIVEQVWSELKNNPEYVVKHEVGLDSRVDQVVKMLDIQSNGVRFLGIHGTPGIGKTTLAKAVFNKLVVSFKNRCFIPNVREQLSNQQGLLSVQNKLRSDLPKKRSLVKEDDHGSEKQANDNRVLVVLDDVSEANQLRNMGIVRERFEEGSRIIVTSRNVNALQDYFELYEAEKLDPGESLELFSIHALGRTVPTEEFLDVSEKIVSLTDGLPLALEVFGSSLIKKPEKEWEDALKKYEEIRPPNLQHVLRFSYEGLDEQEKNVFLDISCLLIQMKMKREDVVDILDGCGLRAELAIGNLVTKSLLKITTGNTELWMHDQIRDMGRQIVTEENFDDTGKRSRLWDSQDIMHVLRRKKVTEAVRGMVLDIRKPPNSHDKVSYWNRFISYPNINTFTNCVKDKFEGIISRHKPEEDDNLTLQTNWFKKMVHLKLLQMNNTKLEGDFKYMSSELRWLQWRGCSQKTLPDNLPEEIRVLDLSGSKIERLWCSDRSFWGFNKVAGNLVVINLSSCYSLTDLPDISRHRHLKKLTLERCIGLTKIHDSVGNMSSLVHLNLRDCTKLVEFPRDVTGMKGLKELILSNCSEFKGLPNDVRSMKSLIQLHLDGTSITDLPSYLFHLTQLQELNLHSCSMITSLPKEIGSLTCLKKLSLSHTNVEELPDSLGYLTSLEKLDLIHCSSLTVLPESVGKMKSLTELILNSSSIQKLPASICSLSYLKVLSLAGCSSLVKLPISVKGLSSLVNLDLSDTPIKALPDDICSLKFIEKIQMTDCKFLEKLPESIGNMSNLTTLIVQGAELTHLPKSIGDLENLRLLNLNNCQKLSSLPDSIGSLRSLLTLMMQETGVTCLPETFGSLHELRVLKMKKSSSNELARLSQLPASFSKLSNLEEFDAQACGISGQINDDFDKLSKLQILNLGYNNFHSLPSTLEGLCVLKKLILRQCVELRSLPLLPSTLVELNAADCHQLVSIHDLSNLGRLQELRLANCNKVVDVPGLECLKSLRWLFMGGCNNAIASAVRGRLSKESLRKLNNLSVPGSEIPDWFSQTAVNFVNHPNLAIKNVIVGVVLSVDIQVLDDIRAKLPAIVDIQASIFRHGTWIFRTTLYLLGVPCTQEDQLYLCRHKAYNPLVSLLEVGDIIQVEWKSGPVDGIQLRSWGIHLVYENDDDFEGNEDSLSLVDSQQSVSQKLVKFLRSTD; translated from the exons ATGGAGGGAGGAAGTGTTAGTATAGACTCGTCATCATACATGATCCCCGACATTGAAACGCCTCCGTACCTTCCACCATCAATGCTGAAAAAACGTGTAAACTGGGATGTATTCTTGAGCTTCAGAGGGGAGGACACCCGTTACAACTTCACTATGCCACTACGTGACGCTCTGGTAGCCAAGGGCTTAAGACCTTTCATGGATGACAAAGGCATGGAGAGAGGGGATACAATACAGCCAACCCTAGAGGAAGCTATCGTGGACTCCGCTCTCGCGGTGGCCATTATATCTCCTAAGTACGCTGACTCACGGTGGTGCCTTCACGAGCTTTCTCGAATCTTCGAGTGTCGTAAACGGGTCATACCCGTTTTCTATGACGTCGACCCGTCTGATATTCGGAGGCAACGAGGGGAGTTTGGTAGTGGGTTTCAGAAGCTGCTCAATGATGATTTCAAGAAGTTTAGTGAAGACGAGGTTGCCAGGTGGAGGATTGCTTTAAAGTCTGCCGGCAATACATCTGGTTATCCGGCCAAGTCTAG TGATGAACCTGAAGAACTTATACGACATATAGTTGAACAAGTGTGGAGTGAATTAAAGAATAATCCAGAGTATGTGGTTAAACATGAAGTTGGTTTGGATTCTCGTGTTGATCAAGTGGTTAAAATGTTAGATATTCAGTCGAATGGTGTTCGGTTTCTTGGTATCCACGGCACTCCTGGAATAGGCAAGACAACCTTGGCTAAAGCTGTCTTCAATAAGCTCGTTGTAAGCTTCAAGAACCGTTGTTTCATTCCCAATGTCAGAGAACAATTATCTAATCAACAAGGTCTTTTAAGTGTTCAGAACAAACTCAGAAGTGATCTTCCCAAGAAAAGATCATTGGTTAAAGAAGACGATCATGGGTCGGAAAAACAAGCTAATGACAACCGAGTCCTAGTTGTGTTGGATGATGTCTCTGAAGCAAACCAGCTTAGAAATATGGGCATTGTCAGAGAACGCTTTGAAGAAGGGAGCAGGATAATCGTTACAAGTAGAAATGTGAACGCGTTGCAAGATTATTTTGAGTTATATGAGGCAGAGAAGCTTGATCCAGGGGAATCACTTGAACTTTTTAGCATACATGCTTTAGGAAGAACTGTCCCTACAGAAGAGTTTCTGGATGTTTCTGAGAAGATTGTTTCTTTAACAGATGGACTTCCTCTGGCTTTAGAAGTGTTTGGTTCTTCCTTGATTAAGAAACCAGAAAAGGAGTGGGAAGATGCTCTGAAGAAATACGAAGAAATTCGACCACCTAATCTTCAACATGTGCTGAGATTCAGTTATGAAGGTCTTGACGAACAAGAGAAAAATGTATTCCTCGACATATCGTGCCTGTTGATTCAAATGAAGATGAAAAGAGAGGATGTTGTTGACATTCTAGATGGTTGTGGATTGAGGGCTGAGTTAGCAATTGGTAACCTTGTCACAAAATCACTCCTGAAGATAACAACAGGCAATACTGAATTGTGGATGCATGATCAAATTCGGGATATGGGAAGGCAAATTGTTACAGAGGAGAACTTTGATGATACTGGGAAACGTAGCAGACTGTGGGACTCTCAAGACATAATGCATGTCTTGCGTCGTAAGAAA GTAACAGAAGCTGTACGAGGAATGGTTCTGGACATCAGAAAGCCTCCAAACTCCCATGATAAAGTATCATATTGGAACAGGTTCATAAGTTATCCTAATATCAATACCTTCACCAATTGCGTGAAAGACAAATTTGAGGGAATTATTTCGCGGCACAAACCAGAAGAAGATGACAACTTAACTCTTCAAACAAATTGGTTTAAGAAAATGGTACACCTGAAACTGCTTCAAATGAATAATACGAAATTGGAAGGAGATTTCAAATATATGTCCTCTGAGCTGAGGTGGCTGCAATGGAGAGGATGTTCTCAAAAGACACTTCCTGATAATTTACCAGAGGAAATCCGTGTGCTTGATCTTTCAGGAAGCAAAATTGAACGTTTGTGGTGCTCAGATCGCTCATTTTGGGGTTTCAACAAG GTGGCTGGGAACTTGGTGGTGATAAATCTTTCGAGCTGCTACAGCCTAACTGATCTTCCTGACATTTCTAGACATAGACATTTGAAGAAACTCACACTTGAGCGTTGTATAGGATTGACTAAAATTCATGATTCAGTTGGAAACATGAGTTCTCTAGTTCACTTGAACCTAAGAGATTGCACAAAGTTGGTTGAGTTTCCAAGAGATGTGACGGGGATGAAAGGCCTCAAGGAGTTGATCCTATCTAATTGCTCAGAATTCAAAGGACTACCAAACGATGTTCGCAGCATGAAGTCTTTGATCCAACTACATCTTGATGGAACATCAATAACTGATCTGCCTTCATATTTATTTCACCTTACACAGCTTCAAGAGCTTAATCTGCATAGTTGTTCCATGATAACAAGTCTGCCTAAGGAGATAGGCTCTTTAACTTGTCTAAAAAAGTTATCTCTATCTCATACTAATGTTGAAGAGTTACCTGATTCTCTTGGATACTTGACAAGTCTTGAGAAACTAGATTTAATACATTGTTCCTCGCTTACAGTTCTTCCTGAGTCGGTGGGAAAGATGAAGTCTTTGACTGAGCTGATCCTTAATAGCAGTTCGATCCAGAAACTTCCTGCATCTATTTGTTCACTATCCTATCTTAAAGTGTTATCACTTGCAGGATGCTCTTCTCTTGTCAAGCTTCCTATTTCAGTAAAAGGATTATCTTCTCTTGTGAATCTGGATCTAAGTGATACCCCGATAAAAGCATTGCCAGATGATATATGTTCCTTGAAATTTATTGAGAAGATCCAGATGACTGATTGCAAATTCCTTGAAAAACTACCAGAATCAATCGGGAATATGTCAAATCTTACTACCCTCATTGTTCAAGGTGCTGAGTTAACACACCTTCCAAAGTCCATAGGGGATTTGGAAAATCTTAGGTTGTTAAACTTGAATAACTGTCAAAAGCTAAGCAGCCTACCTGATTCTATTGGATCATTGAGGTCATTGCTTACATTAATGATGCAGGAAACTGGTGTGACCTGTTTGCCTGAAACATTTGGGTCGCTTCATGAATTAAGGGTATTGAAAATGAAGAAGTCGTCGTCCAATGAACTTGCAAGGCTTAGTCAACTTCCTGCTTCTTTCAGCAAGCTTTCGAATTTGGAAGAATTCGATGCTCAGGCATGCGGAATCAGTGGTCAGATAAATGATGATTTTGACAAGTTATCCAAGTTGCAGATATTGAACCTTGGTTACAATAATTTCCACAGCCTTCCTTCCACATTGGAGGGCCTTTGTGTTCTAAAGAAGCTAATACTACGGCAATGCGTAGAGCTGAGGTCTCTGCCTTTACTTCCTTCAACTTTAGTGGAACTAAATGCTGCAGATTGTCATCAACTAGTGAGTATACACGACCTCTCTAATCTTGGGAGATTACAAGAACTACGACTTGCAAATTGCAACAAAGTGGTGGATGTTCCAGGTCTTGAATGTTTGAAGTCTTTGAGATGGTTGTTTATGGGGGGCTGTAATAATGCTATTGCATCAGCTGTTCGGGGTAGACTAAGCAAG GAATCTTTGAGGAAGTTGAACAATTTGAGTGTTCCAGGGAGTGAAATTCCAGACTGGTTTTCTCAAACAGCTGTGAATTTTGTAAATCATCCAAACCTTGCAATAAAAAATGTGATAGTTGGTGTTGTGCTCTCTGTGGATATCCAAGTATTAGATGACATACGAGCTAAATTACCAGCAATCGTTGATATTCAGGCTAGTATTTTCAGACACGGAACATGGATTTTCCGTACCACACTCTACTTATTGGGAGTCCCATGTACACAAGAAGATCAGCTCTATCTGTGCAGACACAAGGCATACAATCCCTTGGTTAGTTTATTAGAAGTAGGCGATATAATACAGGTAGAGTGGAAGTCAGGACCAGTTGATGGGATTCAGCTAAGAAGTTGGGGAATCCATCTTGTTTATGAaaatgatgatgattttgaaggaAATGAGGATTCACTGTCATTGGTGGACAGCCAGCAGTCTGTATCACAGAAGCTGGTCAAGTTTTTACGCTCCACGGATTAA
- the LOC110789517 gene encoding 5-formyltetrahydrofolate cyclo-ligase, mitochondrial-like isoform X1 produces MSVAVSKLPPFPMPMLLHQLRTLSSSSSSRCFSSSLSMRRSTSSSPSLSCFPRSFTTTVKNDGGHENDLHIEEIFAKKRSLRTQIRKQLKNMSPDQRTEEDNTIQHAVLEAHWFQSANGLCAYVNCDALREVDTSKFLSKILCNEAKEHYKCYLSKKKKHYKCYVASNQCVGMEVLNAFSSEDKCSKNRKKLFLPRIEDRNSNMKMLRVSSYDDLIPNSMNILEPTLQDHDGNEREDLMQASEPVDLFILPGLAFDKSGRRLGRSGGYYDVYLKKYFEIAEKRKWKPPLIVALSYSMQIVEDGSIGVTSDDIPVDALVCPAGVIYTNEVERIDNFGLISLGINVLTCRNVYILAEYSGIWGISL; encoded by the exons ATGAGTGTAGCGGTGAGCAAGCTGCCACCATTTCCAATGCCGATGCTGCTGCACCAACTGCGCACATTatcatcttcttcatcatctcGATGCTTCTCCTCCTCCTTGTCAATGAGAAgatcaacatcatcatcaccttCATTGAGCTGTTTTCCGCGATCATTTACCACGACAGTAAAAAACGACGGCGGCCACGAAAACGATCTTCATATTGAAGAAATCTTCGCGAAGAAGCGCTCACTTCGTACTCAGATACGTAAACAGCTCAAGAACATGAGCCCAGATCAGAGAACTGAAGAAG ATAATACAATTCAGCATGCTGTATTGGAAGCTCATTGGTTTCAATCTGCCAATGGTTTATGTGCTTATGTAAATTGTGATGCCTTACGAGAAGTTGATACATCAAAATTTTTGTCAAAGATATTATGCAATGAAGCTAAAG AACATTACAAATGttacctttcaaaaaaaaaaaaacattacaaATGTTATGTTGCTAGCAATCAATGTGTAGGCATGGAGGTCCTTAATGCATTCTCATCTGAAGATAAATGTTCCAAGAACAGGAAAAAGCTGTTTCTACCACGGATTGAAGACAGGAATAGCAACATGAAAATGCTCCGGGTTTCAAGTTATGACGATCTTATCCCTAACTCTATGAACATCTTGGAGCCGACCCTGCAGGATCATGATGGAAATGAGCGAGAAGATC TTATGCAGGCAAGTGAACCTGTAGACTTGTTTATTCTACCAG GTCTTGCATTTGACAAATCTGGAAGACGGTTAGGGCGAAGTGGAGG TTACTATGATGTGTACCTGAAGAAGTACTTTGAGATAGCCGAAAAAAGGAAATGGAAACCGCCTCTCATAG TTGCTCTTTCATATTCAATGCAAATTGTGGAGGATGGATCTATTGGTGTTACTTCTGATGATATACCAGTCGATGCTCTCGTGTGCCCGGCTGGTGTTATCTACACAAATGAG GTCGAAAGAATTGACAACTTTGGACTGATTTCTTTGGGAATTAACGTGTTGACGTGTCGTAATGTTTACATTTTAGCGGAATATTCGGGCATTTGGGGTATTTCGTTGTAA
- the LOC110789517 gene encoding 5-formyltetrahydrofolate cyclo-ligase, mitochondrial-like isoform X3: protein MSVAVSKLPPFPMPMLLHQLRTLSSSSSSRCFSSSLSMRRSTSSSPSLSCFPRSFTTTVKNDGGHENDLHIEEIFAKKRSLRTQIRKQLKNMSPDQRTEEDNTIQHAVLEAHWFQSANGLCAYVNCDALREVDTSKFLSKILCNEAKDKCSKNRKKLFLPRIEDRNSNMKMLRVSSYDDLIPNSMNILEPTLQDHDGNEREDLMQASEPVDLFILPGLAFDKSGRRLGRSGGYYDVYLKKYFEIAEKRKWKPPLIVALSYSMQIVEDGSIGVTSDDIPVDALVCPAGVIYTNEVERIDNFGLISLGINVLTCRNVYILAEYSGIWGISL from the exons ATGAGTGTAGCGGTGAGCAAGCTGCCACCATTTCCAATGCCGATGCTGCTGCACCAACTGCGCACATTatcatcttcttcatcatctcGATGCTTCTCCTCCTCCTTGTCAATGAGAAgatcaacatcatcatcaccttCATTGAGCTGTTTTCCGCGATCATTTACCACGACAGTAAAAAACGACGGCGGCCACGAAAACGATCTTCATATTGAAGAAATCTTCGCGAAGAAGCGCTCACTTCGTACTCAGATACGTAAACAGCTCAAGAACATGAGCCCAGATCAGAGAACTGAAGAAG ATAATACAATTCAGCATGCTGTATTGGAAGCTCATTGGTTTCAATCTGCCAATGGTTTATGTGCTTATGTAAATTGTGATGCCTTACGAGAAGTTGATACATCAAAATTTTTGTCAAAGATATTATGCAATGAAGCTAAAG ATAAATGTTCCAAGAACAGGAAAAAGCTGTTTCTACCACGGATTGAAGACAGGAATAGCAACATGAAAATGCTCCGGGTTTCAAGTTATGACGATCTTATCCCTAACTCTATGAACATCTTGGAGCCGACCCTGCAGGATCATGATGGAAATGAGCGAGAAGATC TTATGCAGGCAAGTGAACCTGTAGACTTGTTTATTCTACCAG GTCTTGCATTTGACAAATCTGGAAGACGGTTAGGGCGAAGTGGAGG TTACTATGATGTGTACCTGAAGAAGTACTTTGAGATAGCCGAAAAAAGGAAATGGAAACCGCCTCTCATAG TTGCTCTTTCATATTCAATGCAAATTGTGGAGGATGGATCTATTGGTGTTACTTCTGATGATATACCAGTCGATGCTCTCGTGTGCCCGGCTGGTGTTATCTACACAAATGAG GTCGAAAGAATTGACAACTTTGGACTGATTTCTTTGGGAATTAACGTGTTGACGTGTCGTAATGTTTACATTTTAGCGGAATATTCGGGCATTTGGGGTATTTCGTTGTAA